From Nicotiana tabacum cultivar K326 chromosome 22, ASM71507v2, whole genome shotgun sequence, one genomic window encodes:
- the LOC107762864 gene encoding uncharacterized protein LOC107762864: MIFGVNKINGITFLAAKQTKVSVTHSKRLREVAEDDITFMEEVADGLLLPHNDTLVISLNILDFKIKRVLVDLGSSTNIIQWRVLEQAKLTESIIPATKLLTWFNLASVTTRGKILLPTNAKGMMKTTMFEVADGDTGYNIILGKPWLHEMKVVPSTYHQLLKFPTPEGIKQIMGDEPTTREINVISVSSSKGKEHVA, encoded by the coding sequence atgatttttgggGTGAACAAGATTAATGGTATAACCTTTTTAGCAGCAAAACAGACAAAGGTATCAGTGACTCATAGCAAAAGACTTCGGGAAGTCGCCGAGGACGATATCACCTTCATGGAGGAGGTCGCTGATGGACTCCTACTACCGCACAATGATACCCTGGTAATTTCtctaaatattttggattttaaaattaaacgtgttttggtggacCTAGGAAGTTCAACCAATATTATTCAATGGAGAGTGCTGGAGCAAGCCAAGCTAACTGAAAGCATCATTCCGGCCACAAAGCTCCTCACCTGGTTTAACttagcaagtgtgacaacccgagggAAGATCCTTTTGCCCACAAATGCCAAAGGGATGATGAAGACGACCATGTTTGAAGTAGCAGACGGCGACACAGGATACAACATTATTCTTGGAAAACCATGGCTACATGAGATGAAGGTTGTGCCGTCAACATACcatcaacttctgaaattcccaactccagaGGGAATCAAACAAATAATGGGAGATGAACCGACGACAAGGGAGATAAACGTGATCTCGGTTTCCAGCAGTAAAGGGAAGGAACATGTAGCATAG
- the LOC107762866 gene encoding uncharacterized protein LOC107762866, producing the protein MATVFRPIFSTFLSVIFLLLHLGCFIFSSASHNQPSKKRKLPSDPHSKNKATKVISSSWSYIKRIFSSKPDPIQKNSTSPTHHNPSIQSPCSSTRSLHKPIFPISSDDPITRSVYPVPESDICADQLFFPLRNDIYPCTLCGEVFQSPIHLEQHQSIKHAVSELIDGDSGKNIVRIIFKTGWPENNNNPIIHQILKVHNSKRILTRFEDYREHVKFKASRNVIVKRDERCIADGNELLRFHCTTFMCELGQNGNSSICNQQYCSVCGIIKSGFSNKMDGISVQPTSWRAHVSVPEDIEEEFRFMNVKRAMLVCRVIAGRIGCDPDLADKEDPGFDSLVGRENGVQSRLDEEDELLVFNSRAVLPCFVIVYTV; encoded by the coding sequence ATGGCTACTGTTTTTCGTCCCATTTTCTCAACTTTCCTCTCTGTTATCTTCCTCTTACTTCACCttggctgcttcatcttctcctcAGCTTCCCATAATCAGCCCTCAAAAAAACGAAAACTCCCTTCTGATCCCCATTCCAAAAACAAAGCAACTAAGGTTATTTCCTCTTCTTGGTCTTACATTAAACGTATATTCTCATCAAAACCAGACCCCATACAAAAAAATTCTACTAGCCCAACTCACCATAACCCTTCAATCCAATCTCCATGTTCTTCCACAAGGTCCCTTCACAAACCCATCTTTCCTATTTCATCCGATGATCCGATTACCCGCTCCGTTTATCCAGTACCCGAATCCGATATTTGCGCCGACCAGCTTTTCTTCCCTTTACGTAACGACATCTACCCTTGTACCCTATGTGGGGAAGTATTCCAGAGCCCGATTCATCTCGAACAACACCAGTCCATAAAACACGCAGTTTCAGAGCTCATTGACGGTGATTCAGGTAAGAACATAGTTCGGATCATTTTCAAAACGGGTTGGCCCGAGAATAATAATAACCCGATCATCCATCAGATCCTAAAGGTTCACAACAGCAAGAGGATTTTAACCCGGTTTGAAGACTACAGAGAGCACGTGAAGTTTAAAGCCAGTCGAAACGTCATCGTTAAGAGGGACGAGAGGTGTATAGCTGATGGAAATGAACTGTTGAGGTTCCATTGTACTACGTTCATGTGTGAGCTGGGGCAAAATGGTAATTCCAGCATCTGTAACCAGCAGTACTGTAGTGTGTGCGGGATTATAAAGAGCGGGTTCTCAAATAAGATGGACGGAATTTCCGTGCAACCTACGAGTTGGAGGGCGCACGTGTCGGTACCTGAGGATATTGAGGAGGAATTCAGGTTCATGAACGTGAAGCGGGCGATGTTGGTTTGTCGGGTCATTGCGGGTCGGATCGGGTGCGATCCGGATTTGGCGGATAAAGAGGATCCAGGGTTTGATTCTTTGGTGGGTAGGGAAAATGGGGTCCAGTCGAGattggatgaagaagatgagttaTTGGTGTTTAATTCGAGGGCTGTACTTCCTTGTTTTGTGATTGTGTACACTGTATGA